A portion of the Polaribacter cellanae genome contains these proteins:
- the pgi gene encoding glucose-6-phosphate isomerase — translation MALKNINPTNTNAWKKLTDHFNELENINIKDLHKDANRKNHFSLELNDLSVDFSKNRITQETIDLLVELAKEVDLKDAIEKQFNGEIINVTEGREVLHTALRSNSEAPVLVNGKNVKPQIQTALRKIRSFSNKVISGKWKGYTGKSITDVVNIGIGGSDLGPDMIVESLQYYKNQLTTHFVSNIDGDHVSEIIKKLNPETTLFVIVSKTFTTQETITNAETIKNWFLKSATIFDIPKHFVAVSTNLEAVDNFGIDKANVFPMWNWVGGRFSLWSAVGLSISLSVGFDNYRALLDGAEEMDLHYRNTDFNKNIPVILALLSIWYNNFYGAETEAVLPYTQYLKKLPDYLQQAIMESNGKGVDRNGDKIEYQTGTIVWGSTGTNMQHAFMQLVHQGTKLIPADFIGYKESLYGLTDHHKKLMANYYAQMDALAFGKSKEEVHLELKFAGDEDKIAALLPFKVFEGNRPSNAILFNKLTPHSLGKLVALYEHKIYTQGILWNIYSYDQFGVELGKELAKKLLNKQ, via the coding sequence ATGGCATTAAAGAATATCAACCCAACCAATACAAACGCGTGGAAAAAATTAACAGATCATTTTAATGAGCTAGAGAATATAAACATTAAAGATTTGCATAAAGATGCCAATAGGAAAAACCATTTTTCTTTAGAGTTGAATGATTTATCAGTAGATTTTTCTAAAAATAGAATAACACAAGAAACCATCGATTTATTAGTAGAATTGGCAAAAGAGGTAGATTTAAAAGATGCCATTGAAAAGCAGTTTAATGGAGAAATAATTAATGTTACAGAAGGAAGAGAAGTTTTACACACAGCTCTAAGAAGCAATTCTGAAGCCCCAGTTTTAGTGAACGGAAAGAATGTAAAACCTCAAATACAAACTGCTTTAAGGAAAATTAGAAGCTTTAGTAATAAAGTTATTTCTGGAAAATGGAAAGGCTACACTGGAAAATCGATTACAGATGTTGTAAATATTGGTATTGGTGGAAGTGATTTAGGCCCAGATATGATTGTGGAATCACTACAATATTATAAAAACCAATTAACAACGCATTTTGTTTCAAATATAGATGGAGATCACGTTTCAGAAATCATTAAAAAACTGAACCCAGAAACTACTTTATTTGTAATTGTTTCTAAAACTTTTACAACGCAAGAAACTATAACAAATGCAGAAACGATTAAAAATTGGTTCTTAAAATCCGCAACAATTTTCGATATTCCAAAACACTTTGTGGCGGTTTCTACAAATTTAGAAGCTGTGGATAATTTTGGAATCGACAAAGCAAACGTTTTTCCAATGTGGAATTGGGTTGGTGGTCGTTTTTCTTTATGGTCTGCAGTTGGTTTATCTATTAGTTTATCAGTAGGTTTCGATAATTACCGAGCTTTATTAGATGGAGCAGAAGAAATGGATTTGCATTATAGAAATACAGATTTCAATAAAAACATTCCAGTAATTTTAGCTTTATTAAGCATTTGGTACAATAATTTTTACGGAGCAGAAACCGAAGCTGTTTTACCATACACACAATATTTAAAGAAATTACCAGACTATTTACAGCAAGCCATTATGGAAAGTAATGGAAAAGGAGTCGATAGAAATGGCGATAAAATAGAGTACCAAACAGGAACCATTGTTTGGGGAAGTACAGGAACCAATATGCAACATGCATTTATGCAATTGGTGCATCAAGGAACCAAATTAATCCCTGCCGATTTTATTGGTTATAAAGAATCTTTATATGGTTTAACCGACCATCATAAAAAATTAATGGCGAATTATTATGCACAAATGGATGCTTTGGCTTTTGGAAAATCGAAAGAAGAGGTGCATTTAGAATTAAAATTTGCTGGAGACGAAGATAAAATTGCAGCATTGTTGCCTTTTAAAGTTTTCGAAGGAAATAGACCAAGCAATGCCATTCTTTTTAATAAATTAACACCCCACTCTTTAGGTAAATTAGTCGCTTTATACGAGCATAAAATCTACACACAAGGTATTCTATGGAATATTTATAGTTACGACCAATTTGGTGTAGAATTAGGAAAAGAATTAGCTAAAAAATTGCTAAATAAGCAATAG
- a CDS encoding TonB-dependent receptor yields MKHFKNLLFVALFFVTATVLGQTKLTGKVVDETNQPLPGASVMVKGTTNGTSTDFDGNFTLNANSNSGAIVVSFIGYNNKTVVFSSSKTNLGTIQLTEDADSLDEVVIVGKGVIDLAGGRKTPVAVSTIKAAEIQKKIGTQDVTMTLVNTPSVYVSGQAGGFGDSRMSVRGFQQDNTAYLLNGQPINGMEDGKMYWSNWSGINDVASAIQIQRGLGASKLAISSVGGTVNFVTKTTAKKAGGYVSSSFANDSYFKTTAFYNTGQNQNGLAASVMLSHWQGDGYMDGTRGQGQTYFISFGYKLNDKHNFNLLVTGAPQYHDQAFNEKISTYIKRGQRYNGNWGTYKGEYQTERRNFYHKPVINLNWDYDINESSNLSTVLYASWGRGGGTGPRGARINDTPEGQVDYDAIYALNASTGGDASNFGSKQGYITRASMNLHSWYGLVSNFEKKINDNFTFNIGLDLRTYYGEHFRIVENFRGLNSWTEGIRLRNQNDRHQTYGSFGTYKNVTTKKSLNASPWAALTADFDEKDKINYSNDERISYGGVFTQLEYATDNFSAFFQGSLSNQTHQRFDHYQYADQSLIDGTSPQSTGTPLPAGITSGVDSEKANNLGYNIKSGSSYVINESNKIYGNIGYYSRQPYHDNIYLNNTNQINPLTKNEKIFGLEAGYSFSKPNFVANVNLYRTSWKDRVIGSSNVVNDVVQFETNQGVEQLHQGIEIDFNSKLLNGKLNFKGFTSIGDWKFVGSGITRVVDEDQNVISETPEDFDGGKVGDAAQFTLGFGLDYDITNDLSVDFDWRFYDNLYANVGAVKENLQLPSYDITDFGVSYKLNLKGTKNQSINFRLNVNNVFSEIYISDLRTNIQANSGDTTYNGINVDNKGIFGWGRTWNASVRYNF; encoded by the coding sequence ATGAAACATTTTAAAAACTTATTATTTGTAGCATTATTTTTTGTAACTGCAACAGTTTTAGGACAAACAAAACTTACTGGAAAGGTGGTAGATGAAACCAACCAACCATTACCAGGAGCAAGTGTTATGGTTAAAGGTACAACAAATGGAACATCAACAGATTTTGATGGAAATTTTACCTTAAACGCAAATTCAAACTCTGGTGCTATTGTAGTTTCATTTATTGGCTATAATAACAAAACAGTTGTTTTTTCATCATCAAAAACGAACTTAGGAACAATTCAACTTACAGAAGATGCAGATTCTTTAGACGAAGTTGTAATTGTAGGAAAAGGTGTAATTGATTTAGCAGGTGGAAGAAAAACCCCTGTAGCTGTATCAACAATTAAAGCAGCTGAAATTCAAAAGAAAATTGGTACACAAGATGTTACAATGACTTTGGTAAATACACCTTCAGTATACGTTTCTGGTCAAGCTGGTGGTTTTGGTGATTCTAGAATGTCAGTTAGAGGGTTTCAACAAGATAATACTGCATATTTGTTAAATGGACAACCTATTAACGGTATGGAAGATGGTAAAATGTATTGGTCTAATTGGTCTGGAATTAATGATGTAGCATCAGCAATTCAAATTCAAAGAGGTTTGGGGGCTTCTAAGTTAGCAATTTCTTCAGTTGGAGGTACAGTAAACTTTGTAACAAAAACAACTGCTAAAAAAGCTGGGGGTTATGTATCATCTTCTTTTGCAAATGATAGCTATTTTAAAACAACTGCATTTTATAATACTGGTCAAAATCAAAATGGATTAGCAGCTTCTGTTATGCTTTCTCATTGGCAAGGTGATGGGTATATGGATGGTACAAGAGGTCAGGGTCAAACATACTTTATTTCATTTGGTTATAAATTAAATGATAAACATAATTTTAACTTATTGGTTACAGGAGCGCCACAATACCATGATCAAGCTTTCAACGAGAAAATATCTACTTATATAAAGCGTGGACAAAGATATAATGGTAATTGGGGTACTTACAAAGGTGAATATCAAACAGAAAGAAGAAATTTTTATCATAAACCAGTTATAAACTTAAATTGGGATTATGATATTAATGAAAGCTCAAATTTATCAACAGTTTTATATGCTTCTTGGGGTCGAGGAGGTGGAACTGGTCCAAGAGGCGCAAGAATTAATGATACGCCTGAAGGTCAGGTAGACTATGACGCTATTTACGCATTAAATGCTAGTACAGGTGGAGATGCATCAAACTTCGGCTCTAAACAAGGTTATATTACTAGAGCTTCAATGAATTTACATAGCTGGTATGGTTTGGTTTCTAATTTTGAGAAAAAAATTAATGATAATTTTACTTTTAACATTGGTTTAGATTTAAGGACTTATTACGGAGAGCACTTTAGAATTGTTGAAAACTTTAGAGGTTTGAATTCTTGGACTGAAGGTATTCGTTTAAGAAATCAAAATGATAGACATCAAACTTATGGTAGTTTTGGGACTTATAAAAATGTTACAACTAAAAAAAGTTTAAATGCTAGTCCTTGGGCAGCACTAACAGCAGATTTTGACGAAAAAGATAAAATTAATTATAGTAACGATGAGAGAATCTCTTATGGTGGTGTTTTTACTCAATTAGAGTATGCAACAGATAATTTTTCTGCATTTTTTCAGGGATCTTTATCAAATCAAACTCATCAAAGATTTGACCACTACCAATATGCCGATCAATCTTTAATAGATGGGACTTCACCACAGTCTACTGGAACACCTTTACCTGCTGGAATAACTTCAGGTGTAGATTCTGAAAAAGCTAACAACCTTGGTTATAATATTAAGAGTGGTAGTAGTTATGTTATAAATGAAAGTAATAAAATATATGGAAACATAGGTTATTATTCTCGTCAGCCATATCATGATAATATTTATTTAAATAATACAAACCAAATTAACCCACTAACTAAAAATGAAAAAATATTTGGTTTAGAAGCTGGTTATAGTTTTTCAAAACCAAATTTTGTTGCTAATGTAAACTTATATAGAACTTCTTGGAAAGATAGAGTTATTGGTTCTTCAAATGTGGTAAATGATGTTGTGCAATTTGAAACGAATCAAGGAGTTGAACAACTACACCAAGGTATTGAAATTGATTTTAATTCAAAATTATTAAATGGAAAGTTAAACTTTAAAGGGTTTACTTCTATTGGAGATTGGAAATTTGTTGGTTCAGGTATAACAAGAGTTGTGGATGAAGATCAAAATGTAATAAGCGAAACGCCAGAAGATTTTGATGGTGGTAAGGTTGGTGATGCAGCACAATTTACTTTAGGTTTTGGTTTAGATTACGATATTACAAATGATTTATCAGTAGATTTTGATTGGAGATTTTACGATAATTTATATGCTAATGTTGGAGCTGTTAAAGAAAACTTACAACTACCATCTTATGACATTACGGATTTTGGTGTTTCTTACAAATTAAATTTAAAAGGAACTAAAAACCAATCAATCAACTTTAGATTAAATGTAAACAATGTTTTCTCTGAAATATATATATCTGATTTAAGAACTAATATTCAAGCGAATTCGGGAGACACTACTTACAATGGAATAAATGTAGATAATAAAGGTATTTTTGGTTGGGGTAGAACTTGGAATGCTAGCGTTAGATATAACTTCTAA
- a CDS encoding acyl-ACP desaturase, which yields MSTIKNIRKEVMLQLEKSMDTFMERYLIPAEKIWQPTDFLPNSQKDTFISEVEEIRELSKELHDDFWVVLVGDTITEEALPTYESWLLDLDGVSQDPDNSWAKWVRTWTAEENRHGDTLNKYLYLSGRVNMREVEISTQHLIADGFDIGTSTDPYKNFVYTTFQELATYVSHNNVAKIARKKGHKALAKMSKIIAGDEMRHHQAYAHFVKEIFKIDPSEMMLAFQHMMKHKIVMPAMHLRESFGSKGSLFDDFSAVAQRVGVYTGFDYVDILKKLNTMWEIDKITNLTPEAEKARDYLMKLPERMYRITERIVIPDTKFNFKWMVPA from the coding sequence ATGTCCACAATTAAAAATATTAGAAAAGAAGTAATGTTGCAGCTAGAAAAAAGCATGGATACTTTCATGGAAAGGTATTTAATTCCTGCAGAAAAAATCTGGCAACCAACAGATTTTTTACCCAACTCACAAAAAGATACTTTTATTTCTGAAGTAGAAGAAATAAGAGAATTATCTAAAGAATTACATGACGATTTTTGGGTAGTTTTAGTAGGAGATACAATTACAGAAGAAGCCCTACCAACCTACGAATCTTGGTTATTAGATTTAGATGGCGTTAGCCAAGACCCAGATAATAGCTGGGCAAAATGGGTAAGAACTTGGACTGCAGAAGAAAATAGACATGGAGATACTTTAAATAAATATTTGTATTTATCTGGTCGTGTAAACATGCGTGAAGTAGAAATTTCTACACAACATTTAATTGCAGATGGTTTTGATATTGGTACATCTACAGATCCTTATAAAAACTTCGTGTACACCACATTTCAAGAGTTGGCAACCTACGTTTCTCATAACAACGTTGCGAAAATTGCACGTAAAAAAGGACACAAAGCCTTGGCAAAAATGTCTAAAATTATTGCAGGAGACGAAATGCGTCATCACCAAGCGTATGCACATTTTGTAAAAGAAATTTTTAAAATAGATCCAAGTGAAATGATGTTGGCTTTCCAACACATGATGAAACATAAAATTGTAATGCCAGCCATGCATTTAAGAGAATCTTTTGGTTCAAAAGGAAGTTTATTCGACGATTTCTCTGCAGTTGCACAAAGAGTTGGTGTGTATACAGGTTTCGATTATGTAGATATTTTAAAGAAATTAAATACCATGTGGGAGATAGACAAGATTACAAATCTTACTCCAGAAGCAGAAAAAGCAAGAGATTATTTAATGAAATTGCCAGAAAGAATGTACAGAATTACAGAAAGAATTGTAATTCCAGATACGAAGTTTAATTTCAAATGGATGGTGCCAGCATAA
- a CDS encoding peptidoglycan DD-metalloendopeptidase family protein produces the protein MKKALHLLLFIIVFSACSNAEKKPVPTPVKPVKPKPVYRYGYKINDYKVIQDTIKSGESFGYILDRHHVTYPKINNIATSIKDIFDVRRVRAGKPYTILASKDSLEEAKIFIYKNDKIRATVVDFSDSIVKAHTYLQPIKTVERIVEGKIHSNLSNAMDSLHLSANLTNNVADIYAWTLDFYKLQKGDSFKLVFEEKFIKDSLFAGYGEIKSAVFNHNGKDLYAFRFIADSIKGIPEYYDEDGNMLRSQFLKSPIKFQYRISSRYNLKRRIAYYGNRIKPHRGTDFAANIGTPILATASGTVIESRRKGGNGNYVKIKHNGTYATQYLHMKRRKVKKGDYVKQGQVIGTVGMTGNTGGPHVCYRFWKNGRQVDPFREKLPAAEPLNKQIKPRFLKFIEPLKYQLDYNQLPTEEPSKFTEEVAQN, from the coding sequence TTGAAAAAAGCACTGCACCTTTTATTGTTTATAATCGTTTTTTCAGCCTGTAGTAATGCTGAAAAAAAGCCAGTTCCAACACCTGTAAAACCAGTAAAACCAAAACCCGTTTACAGGTATGGTTATAAAATTAACGATTATAAAGTAATTCAAGATACCATAAAAAGTGGCGAAAGTTTTGGATATATCCTAGACAGGCATCATGTAACTTATCCGAAAATTAATAATATTGCGACTTCCATTAAAGATATTTTTGATGTTAGAAGAGTAAGAGCAGGAAAGCCTTACACGATTTTAGCGAGTAAAGATTCTCTTGAAGAAGCAAAGATATTTATTTATAAAAATGATAAAATCCGAGCAACAGTTGTCGATTTTTCCGATTCTATTGTAAAAGCACATACGTATTTACAACCCATAAAAACGGTGGAAAGAATTGTGGAAGGAAAAATACATTCCAACCTTTCGAATGCGATGGATAGTTTGCATTTGTCAGCAAATTTAACAAATAATGTTGCAGATATTTATGCGTGGACACTGGATTTTTACAAACTTCAAAAAGGAGATTCTTTTAAACTTGTTTTTGAAGAAAAGTTTATAAAAGATTCTTTATTTGCGGGTTATGGTGAGATAAAATCAGCAGTTTTTAATCATAATGGTAAAGATTTGTATGCTTTTCGCTTTATTGCAGATTCCATAAAAGGCATTCCAGAATATTACGATGAAGATGGAAATATGTTGCGAAGTCAGTTTTTAAAATCACCCATTAAATTTCAATACCGAATTTCTTCAAGATATAATTTAAAAAGAAGAATTGCTTATTATGGAAACAGAATTAAACCTCACAGAGGTACAGATTTTGCGGCAAATATTGGAACTCCTATTTTAGCAACTGCAAGTGGAACTGTTATCGAATCTAGAAGAAAAGGTGGAAACGGAAATTATGTTAAAATAAAACATAATGGAACTTATGCAACACAATACTTGCATATGAAAAGGCGAAAAGTAAAAAAAGGAGATTATGTAAAACAAGGGCAAGTAATTGGTACAGTTGGAATGACAGGAAATACTGGTGGCCCACATGTTTGTTATCGTTTTTGGAAAAACGGAAGACAAGTAGATCCTTTCAGAGAGAAATTACCTGCTGCAGAACCACTAAATAAACAGATAAAACCAAGATTTTTAAAGTTTATAGAACCTTTAAAATATCAATTAGATTATAACCAATTACCAACAGAAGAGCCTTCTAAATTTACAGAAGAAGTTGCACAAAACTAA
- a CDS encoding lysophospholipid acyltransferase family protein — MKIISYILSPIFVLVFFLFLIIFHPLQWLSLKLFGHKAHDAVVAALNFCLIKSMLIIGVPIRLVNKYKIPENTSVIFVSNHQSTFDIPPIGWFFRKQHPKFVAKIELGKGIPSVSFNLRNGGAALINRKDPKQAISELVNFSKRINQNKWGAIIFPEGTRSRNGTPKKFAINGLKVITKYNKEGYIVPLTINNSWKVFKYGKFPLGIGSPITITTHEPIKINSLSFEELVEKTEKVIKEHIK; from the coding sequence ATGAAAATAATAAGTTACATACTATCACCAATCTTTGTATTGGTGTTTTTTTTATTCCTAATCATCTTTCATCCACTACAATGGTTAAGTTTAAAATTATTTGGGCATAAAGCACACGATGCAGTTGTTGCTGCTTTAAACTTTTGTTTAATAAAATCGATGCTAATCATTGGAGTTCCTATACGATTAGTAAATAAATATAAAATTCCCGAAAATACTTCCGTTATTTTTGTATCCAACCACCAATCTACATTCGATATTCCACCAATTGGATGGTTTTTTAGAAAACAACATCCAAAATTTGTAGCAAAAATCGAATTAGGAAAAGGCATTCCAAGTGTATCTTTCAATTTAAGAAACGGAGGTGCAGCGTTAATCAATAGAAAAGATCCAAAACAAGCAATTAGCGAGCTGGTCAATTTTTCAAAAAGAATTAACCAAAATAAATGGGGAGCAATCATATTTCCAGAGGGCACAAGAAGTAGAAATGGAACACCAAAAAAATTCGCCATAAATGGCTTAAAAGTAATCACAAAATACAATAAAGAGGGTTATATAGTACCTTTAACCATAAATAACTCCTGGAAAGTTTTTAAATATGGAAAATTTCCATTAGGAATTGGAAGTCCAATAACCATTACAACACACGAGCCAATTAAAATTAATTCCTTATCTTTTGAAGAATTAGTAGAAAAAACAGAAAAAGTAATTAAAGAACATATAAAATAA